A genome region from Fodinibius salicampi includes the following:
- the eda gene encoding bifunctional 4-hydroxy-2-oxoglutarate aldolase/2-dehydro-3-deoxy-phosphogluconate aldolase: MTQKNLQSKLLPAVTLSDADSALKIAEALLKGGLNVMEVTFRTEATAPAISAIVQEFPEMQIGAGTILSPDQLAVARDAGAQFGLSPGFSNPVTKKAKELDFPFIPGVMTPTDIETALNAGYKTLKLFPASDMGGINYINSLAGPYQHTGIRFLTMGGINETNLDSYLKHEMVISAGGSWLCPTDLIQQKKFDEITAVARKSVKLANNI, encoded by the coding sequence ATGACTCAAAAAAATTTACAAAGTAAACTATTACCTGCAGTCACTCTTTCGGATGCAGATTCCGCTCTTAAGATAGCTGAAGCTTTACTCAAAGGTGGTCTTAATGTCATGGAAGTTACCTTTCGTACTGAAGCAACGGCACCAGCTATCTCTGCAATAGTCCAGGAATTTCCTGAAATGCAGATTGGAGCGGGAACTATCCTTTCACCAGATCAATTGGCCGTGGCCAGAGACGCCGGTGCACAATTTGGGTTATCGCCGGGATTTAGTAATCCGGTAACTAAAAAAGCTAAGGAGCTGGATTTTCCATTCATTCCTGGTGTTATGACTCCCACGGATATAGAAACAGCACTGAATGCTGGTTATAAAACACTAAAACTTTTTCCCGCATCTGATATGGGTGGGATTAATTATATCAACAGTTTGGCAGGTCCCTATCAGCATACCGGAATCAGATTTTTAACGATGGGAGGTATAAATGAAACTAATCTGGACTCCTACCTCAAACACGAGATGGTTATTTCGGCGGGAGGATCATGGCTATGTCCCACAGACTTAATTCAACAGAAAAAGTTTGATGAAATTACTGCAGTAGCACGAAAATCAGTCAAACTGGCAAATAATATTTGA
- a CDS encoding glycoside hydrolase family 16 protein translates to MGASKWIILVVCLSFVACSGNQESSKGEEELEPEAIDGYTLVWHDEFNEGNKPDTSNWGYEHGFVRNNELQWYQQDNATIEDGRLVIEGRRERVENSFYDSTSDDWRRSRPYAGYTSSSINTRGKQEFQFGLFKIQARIDTAKGMWPAIWTLGTHPERGWPANGEIDVMEFYRSEGEPVILANAAWTDGNNQPVWDEGKVSFEHFLNQDPDWPEKFHVWKMDWTQDYIKLYLDDELINEIDLSKTENPDGFNPFHQPHYILLNLAIGSNGGNPSDTQFPKRYEIDYVRIYQKE, encoded by the coding sequence ATGGGAGCATCAAAATGGATTATTCTAGTTGTATGTTTGAGTTTTGTCGCCTGTAGCGGCAACCAGGAATCATCAAAGGGAGAGGAAGAATTAGAGCCTGAAGCTATTGACGGATACACTTTGGTCTGGCATGACGAATTTAACGAAGGCAACAAGCCCGATACTTCTAACTGGGGCTATGAGCACGGATTTGTTAGAAATAATGAGCTTCAGTGGTATCAGCAGGATAATGCTACTATTGAGGATGGCCGCTTGGTTATTGAAGGAAGGAGAGAGCGTGTTGAAAATAGCTTCTATGATTCTACAAGTGACGATTGGAGAAGAAGCAGACCTTATGCAGGATATACCTCGTCCAGTATTAACACCCGCGGGAAACAAGAATTTCAATTTGGACTTTTTAAAATTCAGGCCAGAATTGATACTGCCAAAGGAATGTGGCCGGCCATATGGACCTTGGGAACTCATCCCGAAAGAGGTTGGCCGGCAAATGGTGAGATAGATGTTATGGAGTTTTACCGAAGCGAGGGGGAACCGGTGATCCTTGCAAATGCAGCATGGACTGATGGGAATAATCAGCCTGTTTGGGACGAAGGGAAAGTATCTTTTGAACATTTTCTAAATCAGGACCCGGATTGGCCGGAAAAATTTCATGTTTGGAAAATGGATTGGACGCAAGACTACATAAAGTTATACTTGGATGATGAATTGATAAATGAAATAGATTTGAGCAAAACAGAAAATCCGGATGGATTCAATCCCTTCCATCAGCCCCATTATATTTTGTTAAATCTGGCCATTGGCTCAAATGGAGGGAATCCTTCTGATACCCAGTTTCCAAAACGCTATGAAATAGACTACGTAAGGATATATCAAAAAGAATGA
- a CDS encoding glycoside hydrolase family 2 protein produces MNIRNCSVLTVLFIGLFFIQTVNVQGQSGQWQPANGPLMSQWADEVSPQNALPEYPRPMMEREHWQNLNGLWDFKITGKDTDHGEYNQQILVPYPVESALSGIGETVGADNRVWYRRTFQVENPYENGRVLLHFGASDWETDAWVNGEYIGKHQGGYDPFTFDITDQLTNGEQEIEITVWDPTDLGSQPVGKQTHDPRSIWYTAVTGIWQTVWLEYVPESYIQDLKITPDIDNNRVKVEVEGKHLSEGHQLRIEALKEGEVAGVAEGNPEQDFLIQLDDPELWSPDNPYLYDLEVKLIAENGEVVDEVSSYFGMRKIEIARAEDGHMRLFLNNEPLFQLGPLDQGWWPDGLYTAPTDEALKYDIEATKKLGYNMLRKHVKVEPQRFYYWADKLGILVWQDMPSGDMRPEPIPERTKESAKQFKKEYKRMIDAFYNHPSIVMWVPFNEGWGQFQTEEIVNWTQKLDPTRLVNNASGWTDHGVGDVIDMHEYPGPDMPETEDSRAAVLGEFGGQALVVKDHLWIQDFSRAPSHYETSQSESKLHDTYDQMIEELYKLKDKGLSAAVYTQTTDVESEVNGLMTYDREIIKFDVAHMQEIHKSLIEE; encoded by the coding sequence ATGAATATTAGAAATTGTTCAGTTCTGACTGTTCTTTTTATTGGATTATTTTTTATTCAAACTGTAAATGTGCAAGGCCAGTCAGGGCAGTGGCAGCCCGCCAATGGACCTCTAATGAGCCAATGGGCAGATGAGGTAAGTCCCCAAAATGCCCTTCCCGAGTATCCTCGGCCTATGATGGAACGGGAGCACTGGCAAAATCTGAATGGTCTTTGGGATTTTAAGATAACAGGGAAGGACACTGATCACGGGGAGTACAATCAGCAAATTTTAGTTCCGTATCCGGTGGAGTCGGCCTTATCGGGGATTGGAGAAACCGTAGGTGCTGATAATCGAGTATGGTACCGGCGCACCTTCCAGGTTGAGAATCCCTATGAAAACGGACGCGTACTACTTCATTTCGGAGCCAGTGACTGGGAGACGGATGCATGGGTAAATGGGGAATATATTGGTAAACACCAGGGAGGATATGATCCTTTCACCTTTGACATAACCGATCAGCTGACAAATGGAGAGCAGGAAATTGAAATTACCGTTTGGGATCCGACGGATCTGGGAAGTCAGCCGGTAGGCAAGCAGACGCATGATCCCCGGAGTATCTGGTATACCGCTGTAACGGGCATTTGGCAAACGGTATGGCTGGAATATGTACCGGAATCCTATATTCAGGATCTTAAAATTACTCCTGATATCGATAACAATAGAGTGAAAGTAGAGGTAGAGGGCAAGCATCTGTCAGAGGGACATCAGTTAAGGATAGAAGCCCTGAAGGAAGGGGAAGTTGCAGGAGTAGCAGAAGGAAATCCGGAACAGGATTTTTTAATCCAGCTGGATGACCCTGAATTATGGTCGCCCGATAATCCTTATTTGTATGACCTGGAGGTTAAACTCATAGCAGAAAACGGAGAAGTGGTGGATGAGGTATCCAGTTATTTTGGTATGCGCAAGATCGAAATTGCCCGAGCCGAAGATGGACATATGCGATTATTCCTGAATAACGAACCGCTTTTCCAATTGGGTCCCCTGGATCAGGGATGGTGGCCGGATGGATTATATACCGCGCCCACCGATGAAGCGCTCAAATACGATATTGAGGCGACAAAAAAACTGGGTTATAATATGCTCCGCAAGCATGTGAAGGTGGAGCCGCAGCGCTTCTATTATTGGGCGGACAAGCTCGGCATTTTGGTCTGGCAGGATATGCCTAGTGGAGATATGCGTCCCGAACCTATTCCCGAACGTACCAAGGAGTCCGCTAAACAGTTCAAGAAAGAATATAAGCGAATGATTGATGCCTTCTATAATCATCCATCTATTGTTATGTGGGTTCCATTCAACGAGGGCTGGGGGCAATTTCAAACGGAGGAGATTGTCAATTGGACCCAAAAGCTTGATCCCACCCGATTGGTTAATAATGCCAGTGGTTGGACCGACCACGGGGTTGGAGATGTCATTGATATGCATGAATATCCGGGTCCGGACATGCCAGAAACAGAAGACAGTAGGGCCGCCGTGTTAGGTGAATTCGGGGGACAGGCATTGGTTGTTAAGGATCATTTATGGATACAGGATTTTAGCCGTGCGCCCAGCCATTATGAGACCTCGCAGTCAGAGTCCAAGCTGCATGATACCTATGATCAGATGATTGAGGAGCTTTATAAGCTCAAGGACAAGGGGCTTTCTGCTGCCGTCTATACCCAAACCACGGATGTGGAATCAGAAGTCAATGGCCTTATGACTTATGATCGAGAGATTATCAAATTTGATGTTGCGCACATGCAGGAAATTCACAAGTCACTAATCGAGGAATGA
- a CDS encoding BNR repeat-containing protein has product MKLISIFINVLSRIVLILIIAFTISWSANTAVAQSEETLSGNTEIIPVAEGWARNSINTVIFRTNSVTTFQNKQYTAFYDSDGNVMAAKRERGKKEWEINKTGLQADVEDAHNSISIAVDGNGLLHLSWGMHGQEILYAQGKKPGSLEFDRQPTMTGKNEEAVTYPQFYRLPDGDLLFMYREGSSGRGNVMVNRYNIEDKEWKAIQHPLIDGEGERNAYVNGIAIDEKGGWHLSWTWRESWDVATNHDIMYAYSPDEGNSWETSKGERYVLPITLDNAEIAYKIPQGSELINQTSMTVNSEGNPVIASYWKGQNDDAPQFYVVWNNGEEWKKEKVGNRTLDFSLSGGGTKRIPISRPQIIAGEKGKVHLIFRDFERGGGISIAASEGSDYSKWSVNDIYQESVGLWEPTLDSQAWKKHRELYLFVQNVGQGDGETLEDIAPQEIFLLKWRP; this is encoded by the coding sequence GTGAAACTTATCTCTATATTTATAAACGTACTCTCCAGAATAGTCCTTATCCTGATTATTGCTTTCACCATTAGCTGGTCCGCTAATACAGCGGTTGCACAATCGGAAGAAACTCTTTCAGGCAATACTGAAATCATTCCGGTAGCAGAAGGATGGGCCCGTAACTCTATAAATACCGTTATTTTTCGGACAAATAGTGTTACTACCTTTCAAAATAAGCAATATACCGCTTTCTATGATTCCGACGGAAATGTAATGGCTGCCAAAAGAGAACGTGGAAAGAAAGAGTGGGAAATCAATAAAACGGGACTTCAGGCTGATGTGGAAGATGCCCATAATTCTATCAGTATTGCTGTAGACGGGAATGGCTTGTTGCATCTTTCATGGGGAATGCATGGGCAAGAGATCCTCTATGCACAGGGGAAAAAGCCGGGTAGCCTGGAGTTTGATCGTCAACCCACTATGACGGGAAAAAATGAGGAGGCGGTAACCTATCCACAATTTTATCGATTACCAGATGGGGATCTCCTTTTTATGTACCGTGAGGGTAGTTCCGGGCGGGGAAATGTAATGGTCAACCGCTATAATATTGAAGATAAGGAGTGGAAGGCCATACAACATCCCCTGATTGATGGCGAAGGTGAGCGAAATGCCTATGTAAATGGAATAGCTATAGATGAAAAAGGCGGTTGGCATCTATCCTGGACTTGGAGAGAAAGCTGGGATGTAGCCACGAATCACGATATCATGTATGCTTATTCACCAGATGAAGGCAACAGTTGGGAGACGTCAAAAGGAGAAAGGTATGTGTTACCAATAACCTTGGATAATGCTGAAATTGCATATAAAATTCCGCAGGGAAGCGAGTTAATTAACCAAACCTCTATGACTGTAAATAGTGAAGGTAATCCGGTTATAGCTTCGTATTGGAAAGGCCAGAACGATGATGCCCCCCAGTTTTATGTGGTATGGAATAACGGAGAGGAGTGGAAGAAAGAAAAAGTAGGAAACCGCACACTCGACTTTTCGCTAAGTGGAGGAGGGACCAAGCGTATACCTATTTCTCGTCCCCAGATTATAGCTGGAGAAAAGGGAAAAGTGCACCTTATTTTTAGGGATTTTGAGAGAGGAGGCGGGATTTCTATTGCTGCCTCAGAGGGTTCGGACTACAGTAAGTGGAGTGTTAATGATATCTATCAGGAATCAGTAGGACTTTGGGAACCAACTTTGGATTCACAAGCCTGGAAAAAGCATCGCGAGCTATATCTCTTTGTACAAAATGTAGGTCAGGGGGATGGGGAAACGCTGGAAGACATTGCTCCCCAGGAAATCTTTCTATTAAAATGGAGACCATAA
- a CDS encoding gluconate:H+ symporter: MIGEPLYLLLITLIAIVILLVLVMRLKIHAFISLLIVSAFVGLGAGMDFQGVLDSIQEGMGGILGFIAIIVGLGSIIGKLLEVSGGAEALARNIVQIFGTERTSWGLTLTGFIISIPVFLDVGFIILVPIVYALARKSKKSTLFYAIPLLAGLAVTHAFIPPTPGPTAVAEIIGVSLGWVIIFGFAAGIPAAILAGPIFGKYIGNKIDVAPPDFSETAKTKEPDLENRWDFYIILIVILLPLFLIVNATIFDTLQSSGVIAGEYFLLNLIQFLGHPFIALIIATLVAAYFLGYKKGFTGKEVLKFSDKALAPAGLIILVTGAGGVFKEILIDSGVGEALAQTILAYQVAPIVLAYILAVVIRITQGSATVAMVTSAGMVAPIISEFDMSSPEKALIVIAIAAGSTIMSHVNDSGFWLVNKYLGLTEKQTLRSWTVMETIISVVGFAMALLLYYIVV; the protein is encoded by the coding sequence ATGATAGGGGAACCGCTTTATTTACTACTTATTACTCTCATTGCTATTGTAATTCTGCTTGTTTTAGTAATGAGGCTTAAAATTCATGCTTTTATCTCTCTTCTCATTGTCAGCGCATTTGTAGGCTTGGGGGCCGGTATGGACTTCCAGGGAGTTCTGGACAGTATACAGGAAGGGATGGGCGGTATTTTAGGCTTTATTGCTATCATTGTAGGTCTTGGTTCCATTATTGGGAAACTGCTTGAAGTATCCGGTGGAGCCGAAGCATTAGCCCGAAATATTGTACAAATTTTTGGTACAGAACGCACCTCATGGGGACTTACCCTTACTGGCTTTATCATTTCCATTCCGGTGTTTCTGGATGTTGGATTCATTATACTTGTACCCATTGTCTATGCCCTGGCCCGAAAATCTAAAAAATCTACTTTATTTTATGCTATTCCCCTTTTGGCGGGGCTTGCCGTAACTCATGCCTTTATTCCTCCTACACCTGGTCCTACAGCAGTGGCAGAAATCATCGGCGTTTCTCTTGGCTGGGTCATCATTTTTGGTTTTGCGGCTGGTATCCCTGCAGCCATTTTAGCGGGCCCAATATTTGGGAAGTATATTGGCAATAAAATAGATGTAGCTCCTCCTGACTTCAGTGAAACAGCTAAGACCAAAGAACCTGATTTAGAAAACAGATGGGATTTCTATATTATCCTCATTGTTATTCTCCTTCCCCTCTTTTTAATCGTAAATGCAACAATATTTGATACCCTTCAGTCCTCTGGAGTTATAGCCGGAGAGTACTTTTTATTGAATCTCATCCAGTTTTTAGGTCATCCCTTTATTGCCTTGATTATTGCAACGCTTGTGGCGGCATACTTTCTGGGATATAAAAAAGGATTTACTGGCAAGGAGGTGCTCAAGTTTTCGGATAAAGCACTTGCCCCGGCCGGCTTGATTATTCTAGTAACCGGTGCCGGAGGCGTATTCAAGGAAATTCTTATTGACAGTGGTGTTGGGGAAGCACTGGCTCAAACTATTTTAGCCTACCAGGTAGCACCTATTGTCCTAGCCTATATTTTAGCCGTAGTAATTCGTATTACCCAGGGATCCGCTACTGTAGCAATGGTCACTTCTGCCGGGATGGTCGCTCCTATAATCAGTGAGTTTGATATGTCATCACCAGAAAAGGCGTTAATCGTAATTGCTATAGCAGCAGGTTCAACCATTATGTCGCACGTAAATGACAGCGGCTTTTGGTTAGTTAATAAATACCTGGGATTAACGGAAAAACAAACCCTTCGATCATGGACGGTAATGGAGACTATTATCTCGGTTGTCGGTTTTGCAATGGCCCTGCTACTCTATTATATCGTGGTATAA
- a CDS encoding glycoside hydrolase, producing the protein MNIKFTYLILLPVVLFACQSIKVDEANNDPEPLELTINFEDKKQEIEGFGASDAWSVQFVGKNWPVDKREQIADYLFSTATDTEGNPEGIGLSMWRFNIGAGSARQGEESGIDDPWRRAESFLTADSTYDWSKQQGQQWFMNAASDRGVEKFIGFVNSPPVLLTQNGKAFGDGSGQANIIPEYSDEFADYLSKIARYFNDQGTPFTYISPVNEPQWDWSQDNGQEGSPYQNEQISGVVKALDQKIQEYGLDSKIEIPETAQIDFLYDGDLSGRSHQAEYFFGPESEVKDLPTVARKMAAHSYFTTWPVSEMIDQRRQVRESIQNTDIPITYTMSEYCILADNEEIQGNGRDLGMDPALYVARVLHFDMTIANATSWQWWLAISPYDYKDGLVYIDKNTQNGTVSDSKLLWGLGNYSRFIRPGAVRLGIFRSDNASPEEAAQQLMASAYVHEEQGTLTVVVVNYGHADQRVSVSGTNVEDYNLSDFESYLTSGKMDLRKQEPVAQDESVIIPARSIMTLQANIEN; encoded by the coding sequence ATGAATATTAAATTTACCTATTTAATTCTGCTACCGGTCGTATTGTTTGCCTGCCAGTCCATTAAAGTCGATGAGGCTAATAATGACCCGGAACCATTGGAGTTGACCATAAATTTTGAGGACAAGAAGCAAGAGATCGAGGGATTTGGGGCCTCCGATGCCTGGAGCGTGCAGTTTGTGGGAAAGAATTGGCCAGTGGATAAACGGGAACAAATCGCCGATTACCTGTTCAGCACAGCTACTGATACCGAAGGGAATCCGGAAGGCATTGGCCTTTCGATGTGGCGATTTAATATAGGGGCTGGTAGCGCCCGGCAGGGAGAAGAAAGTGGTATAGATGATCCCTGGAGACGGGCGGAAAGTTTTTTGACGGCCGACAGCACCTACGACTGGAGTAAACAGCAGGGCCAACAATGGTTTATGAATGCAGCCAGTGACCGTGGAGTGGAGAAGTTCATTGGCTTTGTAAACAGTCCACCGGTACTCCTTACCCAAAATGGTAAAGCCTTTGGCGATGGCAGCGGACAAGCCAACATCATTCCGGAGTATTCTGACGAATTTGCGGATTACCTGTCAAAAATTGCCCGGTATTTTAACGATCAGGGAACGCCGTTTACCTATATTAGCCCCGTAAATGAACCGCAGTGGGACTGGTCTCAGGATAACGGGCAGGAAGGCTCTCCTTACCAAAACGAACAAATTTCGGGTGTAGTAAAAGCTCTTGATCAGAAGATCCAGGAATATGGATTGGATAGCAAAATTGAGATACCGGAAACTGCACAAATTGATTTTTTATACGATGGCGATCTTTCCGGCAGAAGCCATCAGGCCGAATACTTTTTTGGACCGGAAAGTGAAGTTAAAGATCTGCCGACTGTGGCCCGGAAAATGGCGGCTCACAGCTATTTTACCACCTGGCCAGTCAGTGAGATGATTGATCAGCGCAGGCAGGTTAGAGAAAGTATACAGAATACGGATATCCCCATTACATACACGATGTCCGAGTACTGCATCCTGGCCGATAACGAAGAGATACAAGGTAATGGTCGGGATCTGGGAATGGATCCGGCCTTGTATGTGGCCCGCGTGCTGCATTTTGATATGACCATCGCTAATGCCACTTCCTGGCAGTGGTGGTTGGCTATAAGCCCCTATGATTATAAAGATGGTCTGGTCTACATCGATAAAAACACTCAGAACGGTACGGTTTCAGATTCCAAGCTGCTTTGGGGACTGGGGAACTACAGTCGCTTTATTCGACCCGGGGCCGTTCGGCTGGGAATTTTCCGATCCGATAACGCAAGCCCTGAGGAGGCTGCACAGCAGCTAATGGCCTCCGCTTATGTCCATGAAGAGCAAGGTACCCTTACAGTGGTAGTGGTGAACTATGGGCATGCAGACCAAAGGGTGAGTGTGAGCGGCACGAATGTAGAAGACTATAATCTGTCGGATTTTGAATCTTACCTTACTTCCGGAAAAATGGATCTTCGGAAACAAGAGCCGGTAGCTCAAGATGAATCGGTGATCATACCCGCCCGATCCATTATGACACTGCAGGCCAATATTGAAAACTAG
- a CDS encoding aldose epimerase family protein, with protein sequence MKRSDFKGVLGEKQVDLFKLENANGAKASITNYGGRLVELLVPDRSDNFGNIVVGYSSMEEFMDKPERYFGAIIGRYANRIANGRFSIEDKTYTLNTNDGVHHLHGGPGGFHRVVWGANQIDDQTLSLSYRSPDGEEGYPGNLGIGVRYKLTDDNELKVSYKAESDQKTILNLTSHPYFNLNGSSGGSTAYSHHLKINADKYTPIDEGLIPTGKLVGVEETPFDFRESKSIDSAYDPHHPQIQNADGFDHNFVLNKNSGEDPTLAASVYEPKGGRQLDIYTTEPGLQFYACSDPVEGIQSAICLEPQHYPDSPNQPEFPSVVIDAFQPFRSETIYRFTCN encoded by the coding sequence ACTTGGAGAAAAACAGGTTGATTTATTCAAACTTGAGAATGCCAATGGAGCTAAAGCCTCTATTACAAATTATGGAGGCCGATTAGTGGAATTGTTAGTTCCGGATCGTTCAGATAATTTTGGAAATATTGTCGTAGGCTATTCTTCTATGGAGGAATTCATGGATAAACCTGAGCGGTATTTTGGAGCGATTATCGGCCGATACGCCAATCGAATTGCTAATGGGAGGTTTAGTATTGAGGATAAAACATATACCCTTAATACGAATGACGGGGTCCATCATCTTCATGGAGGTCCGGGTGGTTTCCACCGGGTAGTATGGGGTGCCAATCAGATAGATGATCAAACGCTCAGCCTGTCTTACCGTTCTCCTGATGGGGAAGAAGGATATCCGGGTAACCTGGGTATTGGCGTGAGGTATAAACTCACTGATGATAATGAGCTGAAGGTTAGCTATAAAGCGGAATCTGATCAAAAAACAATCCTGAACCTTACAAGTCATCCCTATTTTAATTTGAATGGAAGTTCCGGCGGATCAACCGCTTACAGTCATCACCTGAAAATAAATGCAGATAAATATACGCCTATTGATGAGGGGTTAATTCCAACGGGGAAATTAGTCGGCGTAGAGGAAACCCCATTCGACTTTCGGGAGAGTAAATCTATTGATTCGGCTTACGATCCCCATCATCCTCAAATACAGAATGCTGATGGATTTGATCATAATTTTGTATTGAACAAGAATAGTGGTGAGGACCCTACTCTTGCTGCCTCTGTTTATGAACCAAAGGGAGGGCGACAGCTTGATATCTATACTACCGAACCGGGCCTACAGTTTTATGCCTGTTCCGATCCAGTCGAAGGTATTCAATCGGCCATCTGTCTTGAGCCCCAGCATTATCCGGATTCCCCCAATCAGCCTGAATTTCCTTCGGTTGTGATTGATGCTTTTCAGCCGTTTCGTTCAGAAACTATTTACCGTTTTACTTGTAATTAA
- a CDS encoding LacI family DNA-binding transcriptional regulator, with translation MSSEVTLKEIAESLGVSAMTVSRALNNRDNVDEDTRKKVVSKAEEMGYTPNYVAKSLVSNKTYTIGVVIPEITHAFFPEVVRGIEEVTNKSDYQLLLTNANEQFIREKKAVNALRSQRVDGLLISTSIGIDDFSFYEQIINSGTKLVFFDRCIEGLGASCVSVNDRTSSYQITEHLITEHGYSKIAHLSGPPNVSIGKERMEGYLEALEEYELPINNQWIIEGGFQKIKGYESMQSLLELPEEEYPEAVVVVNDPAAFGAIKALKDFGLSVPEDMAVVGFTDDIRAPLLETPLTTVHQPAYAVGQKAAKKLIAAIENKDEPIENIEVLTTLKIRASCGCGNF, from the coding sequence ATGAGTTCAGAGGTTACCCTTAAGGAGATAGCAGAGTCGCTGGGCGTTTCAGCGATGACGGTTTCACGAGCCCTTAATAATAGAGATAATGTAGACGAGGATACCCGAAAAAAAGTCGTATCTAAAGCGGAAGAAATGGGGTATACTCCCAATTATGTAGCCAAAAGCCTTGTTTCGAACAAAACATATACCATTGGGGTGGTGATACCGGAAATTACCCACGCTTTTTTCCCGGAAGTAGTTCGAGGCATAGAGGAAGTAACGAATAAATCCGACTATCAGCTCCTGTTAACCAATGCAAATGAGCAATTTATCAGGGAAAAAAAGGCCGTAAATGCGTTACGGTCCCAGCGTGTTGATGGTTTATTGATATCCACTTCTATTGGTATCGACGATTTTTCTTTTTACGAACAGATTATAAATAGCGGTACAAAGCTCGTCTTTTTTGATCGCTGTATCGAAGGGCTTGGGGCAAGCTGCGTAAGTGTAAATGATCGGACTAGTTCTTATCAAATTACCGAGCATTTAATAACGGAACATGGTTATTCTAAAATAGCCCATTTAAGTGGTCCCCCTAATGTATCCATTGGGAAGGAAAGGATGGAGGGATATCTGGAGGCCCTGGAAGAATATGAGTTACCTATAAATAATCAATGGATTATAGAAGGTGGATTCCAGAAAATAAAAGGATATGAGTCCATGCAAAGTCTTTTGGAGCTGCCCGAGGAGGAATACCCGGAAGCGGTAGTGGTTGTGAACGATCCTGCAGCCTTTGGAGCAATAAAAGCGCTAAAAGATTTTGGATTATCCGTTCCTGAGGACATGGCAGTTGTGGGTTTTACAGATGATATTAGAGCTCCTTTGTTGGAAACACCTTTGACAACAGTGCACCAGCCTGCTTATGCCGTTGGTCAAAAAGCGGCAAAAAAACTAATTGCTGCCATAGAAAATAAAGATGAGCCTATCGAAAATATTGAAGTTTTAACCACACTGAAAATTCGGGCTTCTTGTGGGTGTGGGAATTTTTAA